Proteins encoded by one window of Rhodamnia argentea isolate NSW1041297 chromosome 6, ASM2092103v1, whole genome shotgun sequence:
- the LOC115734284 gene encoding UBP1-associated protein 2B-like has product MAKKRKTIEPEPQPPPPKEVSEEEEEDEDEDEDEEEGESASEEQEDEEESESESSEDEDEASKRETIKQLLEPFTKDQLITVLLEASANNPSLVSQLVKSTESDPVHRKIFVHGLAWDATDETLTSAFKPFGPIEECKAVTDKATDRCKGYGFVLFKTRAATQKALKEPQKKIGNRMASCQLAAAGPPSAAPVSANASSRKMYIANVAPQVSPEKLRAFFAKFGEIDDGPLGMDRVTGKFRGFAIIVYKSLEGINKALQEPVKDFEGMKLECSPFVEGRNSKTVKKAAPAAAAMGGGAVGIGGASTTLNNVGFQNFPVGLNQGLVGQNYHPAVALLGQNAGLGLLNPLLGFGGGSLNQVVMNPSFPGAISAPLNRNSGASMGLNAGFGVQQDINTISPSVINAYNSQAALPGFGAYQNSLLGQTSASGVSSVGRGQPGAGSAGSNLGR; this is encoded by the coding sequence ATGGCGAAGAAGAGGAAAACCATAGAACCCGAGCCCCAGCCACCTCCTCCGAAGGAAGtatccgaagaagaagaagaggacgaggatgaagacgaagacgaagaagagggCGAGTCCGcctcggaagaacaagaagacgaagaagagtcGGAATCGGAATCCTCAGAAGACGAAGACGAGGCGTCGAAGCGAGAAACCATTAAGCAACTCCTCGAACCATTCACCAAGGACCAGCTCATCACCGTCCTCTTAGAAGCCTCCGCTAACAACCCTTCTCTGGTCTCTCAGCTCGTCAAATCGACTGAATCGGACCCCGTTCACCGCAAAATCTTCGTCCACGGCCTTGCCTGGGACGCCACGGACGAGACCCTGACCTCCGCGTTCAAGCCGTTCGGCCCAATCGAAGAATGCAAGGCCGTCACTGATAAGGCCACCGACCGGTGCAAGGGTTACGGTTTCGTCCTCTTCAAGACCCGCGCTGCAACGCAAAAGGCCCTCAAGGAGCCGCAGAAGAAGATCGGCAACCGCATGGCCTCGTGCCAGCTCGCGGCCGCCGGTCCCCCATCGGCCGCCCCAGTTTCGGCGAACGCGAGCTCACGGAAGATGTACATTGCAAACGTCGCGCCGCAGGTCAGCCCGGAGAAGCTGCGGGCCTTCTTCGCGAAGTTCGGGGAGATTGATGATGGACCTTTGGGTATGGATAGAGTGACGGGTAAGTTTAGGGGTTTTGCTATAATTGTGTACAAGAGCCTAGAAGGTATCAATAAGGCGTTGCAAGAGCCTGTCAAGGATTTTGAAGGCATGAAATTAGAGTGTTCTCCTTTCGTGGAAGGGCGAAATTCCAAAACCGTCAAGAAGGCTGCACCGGCAGCAGCAGCCATGGGGGGCGGTGCAGTTGGTATTGGGGGTGCTTCAACGACCCTGAACAATGTCGGATTTCAGAATTTTCCAGTTGGATTAAATCAGGGATTAGTTGGTCAGAATTATCACCCAGCGGTGGCTCTTTTGGGGCAGAATGCAGGTTTGGGTTTATTGAATCCTTTGTTGGGATTTGGTGGGGGCTCCTTAAACCAGGTGGTCATGAACCCGTCATTCCCCGGTGCCATTTCGGCGCCTTTGAACAGAAACTCGGGCGCTTCAATGGGATTGAATGCTGGTTTTGGCGTGCAACAGGACATTAATACCATAAGCCCGAGTGTGATCAATGCATATAATTCTCAGGCTGCTTTGCCAGGGTTTGGTGCTTATCAAAACTCCCTGTTGGGTCAGACATCTGCTTCTGGGGTATCATCAGTAGGGAGAGGACAACCTGGTGCCGGATCTGCTGGGTCGAATTTAGGGCGCTAG